From Aspergillus chevalieri M1 DNA, chromosome 4, nearly complete sequence, a single genomic window includes:
- a CDS encoding uncharacterized protein (COG:L;~EggNog:ENOG410Q09C;~InterPro:IPR021109,IPR000477,IPR000953,IPR036397, IPR023780,IPR001878,IPR032549,IPR041373,IPR043502, IPR041588,IPR001584,IPR012337,IPR016197,IPR043128;~PFAM:PF16297,PF17917,PF17919,PF00078,PF00385, PF17921;~go_function: GO:0003676 - nucleic acid binding [Evidence IEA];~go_function: GO:0008270 - zinc ion binding [Evidence IEA];~go_process: GO:0015074 - DNA integration [Evidence IEA]) — MSAAPRPPFLPGSLEEFTEHAATHHSEWFQYCRLAYEYIEEAEAAITEARGQADQTSLKLQASETEVSRLKEELSALHLKQEKNQARDQGIIEYQKEQLRESQQKYLEALKEKDEALRLATPVVNTPARTPEPTAEIHTVAPVGTPASVDPPSTSSARLSERLPDPDRFEGDRKDLRRFISQIHEKMNVNHDRYPTPQSRMTYVTNRLRGAPYAQVLPYIKKGICQLKDYEEILKILDRAFGDPNRVNNARNELFRLRQANKEFGMFFAEFQRLALEGEMSEDVLPTLLEQAINRELRGMLMHNEPPNREYHQFANFLQDLENRRRHYENNPPPAARTYASATKPTNPVRPTEHPATLQPAENNTDVMDLSSAHRHTTSRRDRGECFRCGSKNHLVRNCPLPDNRPVGVCPAYLSPPSSLPRKPRTYTCVRTIPFPIPRPVSKRSESGLSRDQTMNERTIRISAAATQGLTVEEESYRSNLMILPITLSRHEKELLSYAMLDTGAEGKRFIDKEWAQDKGLELLPLKKPIRLETFDGQEAESGPITHYAQMHMRINDHQERRACFLVTQLAHYPVVLGLPWLKIHDPRIGFAEHTVLFDSKYCQEHCNMPMRPAKIRALHDIPQKTRPKHLPPRPERLKHRDIAAVSMSACCAYARRSYRLFTVTVDDIEAALNPVPDEEDPMAKLPPEFQDFADVFSPREAERLPPHRPYDHDIKLQDGKVPPFGPLYPMSREELKALKEWIEENLKKGFIRPSSSPAASPVLFVKKPGGGLRFCVDYRALNAITVKDRYPLPLTKETLNNLKGMKYFTKIDIISAFNNLRIKKGLEYLTAFRTRLGLFESLVMPFGLTGAPASFQRFMNDTLRDYLDTFCTAYLDDILIYSKTREEHTRHVCLVLEKLRDAGLFAKLSKCEFAVPETKFLGIIVGRDGLRMDPDKVKTIVDWETPTCVTDVQAFIGFANFYRRFIKDFSKIITPLVNLTKKGIQFKWNTTCELSFNMLKKAFTTAPVLRPFDWNKEVILETDASDYVSAGVLSQYDDDGVLHPVAFFSKKHSVTECNYEIYDKELLAIIRCFEEWRPELEGTPSPVKVITDHRNLEYFMTTKLLNRRQARWSEFLSRFNFKIIYRPGKQGVKPDALTRRSEDLPKEGDERLLHQSQTVLKKENLELAPDSSSVTLNVTTRAQAHSAENPIVNPPRTPAQTRRVRFADETNHNVPEPPQDIKNLLDSAYPLDETVQSILEALDKNATRHPKITLADCQRRGNYLFYRNRLYVPDHGELKAELLRQCHDKPAAGHPGRSKTYELMSREYYWPGMYQYVEQWTQNCHTCRRITPSREARQGLLRPLPVPERSWQDISMDFITHLPPSHGYDAILVVVDRLTKMKHFIPCKGTCNAEEVAHLYTCNVWKLHGLPRTIVSDRGPQFIAQFWKHLMRRLQITNLLSTAYHPETDGQTERTNAVLEQYLRAYVSYLQDDWSEWLPLAEFAANSTRSETTCVSPFFANYGFHPRMGFEPVQPTNQPTRDAEEFACRMKLITEFVRTEIISAQARQEEQANRKRQPARCYQVGQYVWLDSRNIRTLRPQKKLDWKNLGPFCITEIVSPHAYKLDLPASMRIHPVFNVSLLRPAARNPAPGQRQEPPPPVEVDGLEEWQVEDILDSRWERRGRGGPRLKYTVKWTGYDELTEEPASYLEHAQEIVTNYHRRYPYKPGPGLDGARP, encoded by the coding sequence ATGTCTGCAGCCCCGCGTCCACCATTCTTGCCGGGCAGTTTAGAGGAGTTCACTGAACATGCTGCAACCCACCACTCTGAATGGTTTCAATACTGTCGCCTTGCTTATGAGTATATTGAGGAGGCAGAGGCTGCTATTACTGAAGCAAGAGGACAAGCTGATCAGACCAGCCTGAAGCTTCAAGCCTCTGAAACGGAAGTGAGCCGCCTGAAGGAAGAACTCTCTGCCCTACACCTCaaacaagagaaaaaccAAGCCCGAGACCAGGGAATCATTGAATATCAGAAGGAACAACTACGGGAATCACAGCAGAAATATCTTGAAGCcttgaaggaaaaggatgaagCACTACGCCTAGCAACTCCTGTGGTTAATACACCTGCCCGAACTCCTGAACCCACTGCTGAAATACACACAGTTGCTCCGGTGGGAACGCCTGCGTCGGTTGATCCCCCATCTAccagctctgccagactctctgAACGCCTACCTGACCCAGACCGATTTGAAGGTGACCGGAAGGATCTTCGCCGATTcatctcccaaatccatgagaagatgaatgtcAACCATGACCGTTATCCCACCCCGCAAAGCCGCATGACCTATGTTACCAATCGCCTGAGAGGGGCTCCATATGCCCAAGTTCTGCCATATATCAAGAAAGGAATCTGCCAGTTAAAGGATTATGAAGAAATCCTAAAAATCCTGGACCGAGCCTTTGGTGACCCGAACCGTGTGAACAATGCCCGTAATGAACTGTTCCGCCTGCGCCAAGCCAACAAAGAGTTTGGtatgttctttgctgagttcCAGCGCCTTGCTCTAGAAGGGGAAATGTCTGAAGATGTTCTGCCTACCCTGCTGGAACAAGCTATCAACCGAGAACTCCGAGGAATGCTCATGCATAATGAACCCCCAAACCGTGAATATCACCAGTTTGCCAATTTCTTGCAAGACTTGGAAAACCGCCGCCGTCACTATGAGAATAACCCTCCACCTGCTGCCCGAACCTATGCCTCAGCTACAAAACCCACCAACCCTGTCAGACCCACTGAACACCCTGCTACACTGCAGCCTGCTGAAAACAATACTGATGTTATGGATCTGTCTTCTGCTCACCGTCACACAACCTCCCGTCGAGATCGTGGGGAATGCTTCCGTTGTGGCTCCAAAAACCACTTGGTCCGAAACTGCCCACTACCTGATAATCGCCCTGTGGGAGTCTGCCCAGCCTATCTATCACCCCCGTCCTCACTCCCCCGCAAGCCCAGAACCTACACCTGTGTCAGAACGATACCGTTCCCCATCCCCAGACCTGTCAGCAAAAGGAGCGAGTCTGGCCTAAGTCGCGACCAGACGATGAATGAGCGCACTATCCGTatctctgctgctgccacccaAGGATTAACTGTTGAAGAGGAATCCTACCGTTCAAACCTGATGATTCTGCCCATAACCCTGTCCCGACATGAAAAAGAACTGCTAAGCTATGCCAtgcttgacactggtgcCGAAGGAAAGAGATTTATTGATAAGGAATGGGCCCAAGACAAAGGTCTTGAGCTACTGCCACTGAAAAAACCAATCCGCCTTGAGACTTTTGAcggtcaagaagctgagagtGGACCAATCACCCACTATGCCCAAATGCATATGAGAATTAACGATCACCAAGAGAGAAGGGCTTGCTTCCTGGTCACACAGCTAGCGCACTATCCTGTTGTACTAGGACTTCCCTGGTTAAAGATCCACGATCCCCGAATTGGCTTTGCTGAGCATACTGTCCTGTTTGATAGCAAGtactgccaggaacactgcaaCATGCCCATGAGACCTGCAAAAATACGAGCTTTACATGATATTCCACAAAAGACCCGCCCAAAACACCTGCCTCCCCGACCTGAGCGCTTGAAACACCGAGATATTGCTGCTGTATCCATGTCTGCCTGCTGTGCCTATGCCCGAAGGAGTTATCGCCTGTTTACTGTCACCgttgatgatattgaagctGCCCTGAACCCTGTGCctgatgaagaagacccaATGGCGAAACTACCACCTGAGTTCCAAGACTTTGCAGATGTATTCTCACCCAGGGAGGCTGAGCGCCTGCCACCCCACCGCCCATATGATCATGATATTAAGCTACAAGATGGGAAAGTGCCCCcatttgggcccttgtaCCCAATGTCCCGAGAAGAGCTGAAGGCCCTGAAGGAATGGATTGAGGAAAACCTGAAGAAAGGGTTTATTCGCcccagctcatcacctgctgcATCACCTGTCCTGTTTGTGAAGAAGCCTGGAGGAGGCCTCCGGttctgtgttgactatcGCGCCCTGAATGCCATCACTGTGAAAGATCGCTACCCACTACCActgaccaaggagaccctgAACAACCTGAAAGGGATGAAATATTTCACCAAGATTGATATCATTTCTGCCTTCAATAACCTGAGAATCAAGAAAGGACTTGAATACCTGACTGCTTTCCGTACACGACTAGGGTTATTTGAATCCCTTGTGATGCCCTTTGGTCTGACTGGTGCACCTGCTTCATTCCAGCGATTCATGAATGACACCCTGCGAGACTACTTGGATACCTTCTGCACTGCCTATCTGGATGACATCCTGATCTATAGTAAGACCCGTGAGGAGCATACCCGCCATGTCTGCTTGGTTCTTGAGAAACTGCGAGATGCAGGCCTCTTTGCCAAACTGTCCAAGTGTGAATTTGCTGTGCCTGAGACCAAGTTCCTGGGTATCATTGTTGGCCGAGATGGCCTACGCATGGATCCTGACAAAGTGAAGACTATTGTTGACTGGGAAACCCCAACTTGTGTGACTGATGTCCAAGCATTTATTGGCTTTGCAAACTTCTACCGGAGGTTCATCAAGGATTTCTCCAAGATCATTACACCCCTAGTGAACCTGACAAAGAAAGGCATCCAGTTTAAATGGAACACTACCTGTGAGCTAAGCTTTAATATGCTGAAAAAGGCCTTCACCACTGCACCTGTCCTTAGACCATTTGACTGGAATAAGGAAGTTATTCTGGAAACTGATGCTTCTGACTATGTTTCTGCTGGAGTCCTGTCTCAGtatgacgatgatggtgTCTTACACCCTGtggctttcttctccaagaaACACTCAGTGACTGAATGCAATTATGAGATCTATGATAAGGAGTTATTGGCTATTATCCGCTGCTTCGAAGAATGGCGCCCTGAGCTGGAAGGAACCCCATCTCCTGTCAAAGTTATCACTGATCACCGGAAtctggaatacttcatgacaaCCAAGCTCTTGAATCGTCGACAGGCCCGCTGGTCTGAGTTCCTGTCCCGTTttaacttcaagatcatttACCGCCCAGGCAAACAAGGAGTGAAACCTGATGCCCTGACCAGGAGGTCAGAGGATCTCCCTAAGGAGGGGGATGAGCGCCTGCTacaccaaagccagactgttctgaagaaagagaaccttGAGCTTGCACCTGACAGTTCATCTGTTACCCTGAACGTTACAACTAGAGCCCAAGCTCATTCTGCTGAGAACCCTATTGTGAACCCACCCAGAACACCTGCTCAAACAAGGAGAGTTAGATTTGCTGATGAGACCAATCACAACGTGCCAGAACCACcacaagatatcaagaatctGCTGGACAGTGCATACCCACTTGATGAGACAGTACAGTCAATCCTGGAAGCCCTGGACAAGAATGCCACACGACACCCTAAGATCACCTTGGCTGActgccagagaagaggcaaCTATCTCTTCTACCGGAATCGACTTTATGTTCCAGATCATGGAGAGTTAAAAGCCGAGCTATTGAGACAATGTCATGAtaagccagctgcaggacaCCCTGGCCGATCCAAAACCTATGAGCTCATGTCCCGAGAATACTACTGGCCTGGAATGTATCAATATGTTGAGCAATGGACCCAGAACTGCCACACATGCCGCCGCATaacaccatccagagaagcCCGTCAAGGCCTCCTGCGCCCTCTGCCTGTTCCTGAAAGATCCTGGCAAGACATTAGCatggacttcatcacacatcTCCCGCCAAGCCATGGGTATGATGCAATCCTGGTTGTAGTAGACCGACTGACAAAAATGAAACACTTCATTCCATGCAAGGGAACCTGCAATGCAGAAGAAGTTGCCCACCTGTACACTTGCAATGTTTGGAAACTCCATGGCCTGCCACGAACTATTGTATCAGACCGAGGTCCGCAATTCATTGCCCAATTCTGGAAACATCTGATGCGCCGCCTGCAAATCACAAACTTGCTCTCAACTGCATATCACCCTGAGACTGATGGCCAGACTGAGAGGACTAATGCTGTTCTGGAACAATACCTCCGCGCCTATGTATCCTACCTGCAAGATGACTGGTCTGAATGGCTACCACTAGCAGAGTTTGCTGCTAATTCTACCCGCTCTGAGACTACCTGTGTTTCCCCATTCTTTGCAAACTATGGATTTCATCCACGAATGGGATTTGAACCTGTCCAGCCTACCAACCAGCCCACCAGAGATGCTGAGGAATTCGCCTGCCGGATGAAGTTAATCACTGAGTTTGTTCGTACAGAAATTATATCTGCCCAGGCTCGCCAGGAGGAACAAGCCAACCGGAAGAGACAACCTGCCCGTTGTTACCAAGTTGGTCAGTATGTATGGCTAGATTCTCGCAATATCCGGACCCTTCGCCCGCAGAAGAAGCTAGACTGGAAGAACTTAGGGCCATTCTGCATTACTGAGATCGTCAGTCCGCACGCTTATAAGCTTGACCTGCCTGCCAGCATGAGGATACACCCAGTATTCAACGTCAGCCTACTTCGCCCTGCTGCCAGAAACCCTGCCCCGGGCCAAAGACAAGAGCCCCCACCACCTGTTGAAGTTGATGGACTCGAAGAATGGCAAGTTGAAGACATCTTGGATTCCCGTTGGGAAAGAAGAGGCCGTGGAGGACCTCGCTTGAAGTATACTGTCAAATGGACTGGTTATGATGAGCTGACTGAAGAACCTGCCTCATACCTGGAGCATGCTCAAGAGATCGTAACAAATTACCATCGCCGTTATCCCTACAAGCCTGGGCCTGGCCTCGACGGAGCTCggccttga
- a CDS encoding uncharacterized protein (COG:S;~EggNog:ENOG410QDZF;~InterPro:IPR012337,IPR036397,IPR013103,IPR001878, IPR001584,IPR018247,IPR036875,IPR043502;~PFAM:PF07727,PF14223;~go_function: GO:0003676 - nucleic acid binding [Evidence IEA];~go_function: GO:0008270 - zinc ion binding [Evidence IEA];~go_process: GO:0015074 - DNA integration [Evidence IEA]), with the protein MMVGTGSESKMPSKEPLEDPGIKIYSFNIEKLNEENARYWFYAMESQLKVQFAWQAIDYYYEVGKETYNQIRKDNLKWTKVDMKADMIIQQGLTPTIVLEIKDLPNAGAKWDYLKEAYLKSSNAMKAMQLMKMANWYQGSNVNAKDAYREIEQLGRELIDMNGSKKIDIDELVVIWYLRGLREEYAMLKGTVMSSDVNLNKSYVLKRAIDFDQLRGGPTEKASRIQKKGTKCFACGKTGHRARNCLSKRDDHDASADESKRQGGRDGRNKKPNRFSKQKGKSAKEGGSMAGNNNDDDDNDDGGYMSEYGTRAIEVADISEETAMHAAECAVEYTAEDAGSCVGDGHVDEDSDVQDGFTCEEAQFPEEHDACATEDVQASPITEYKIEWAKYIIEGAHRVRMDPSRWCFDSGATSMCSGNRSIFEYLDETSRGHLIIASGTEMPIKGRGIVRFNLPNGMSARLGRVVYVPGLAENLLSLEVLHMAGFQSIGSRKGYVLKKDGKVVAQGKRDGRTTYLHSVRHVNALFIGPKAAKRQQYARMALSADEQTRMKQELIHRRLGHAGRSRFNTCVEYMELDELKLGKRDQLLHDNCEVCAKAKKVKKQSHAPIPRARKPLERVYMDFWGPNREGIGQERYYLSLIDDCTRYSWIFIKMDRRAESVMHTLDSWLRQVERQSGKVLLVIRTDNAAEFVALRPWAEEKGIELEFIEAETPAQNGVAERYNRVIMDIARALLIDSGISKRYWKYAAVTANYLRNRTLLVKRKEDGHEKVDKDEKTPYELWHGHRPDLAHLRAWGCRVLFYHKPESKLESRAMEGTFLMYGKSNKQYLVLPRGGSELKLVTNPEFRERENGNLSELSAGQVDIQSLLTSTVLPVGPPTEAPAQASIGMTSKRPTEEPAGAGLPVNEPFHTNEPTINSMPELLNMRLNKEDGEKERNSSSSTGGTTDKPLKLSEVQPEGEVEQRAPVEYTNNEVLEKEPREQADETPKDMPKPEPVPEDGRHRSELEMERRSARVRQPSERMMESRQTEQMYGRKRKAEGEDTGNNDRPAQRMRAHFARLAVAAELLQTDREYEVAEKACAAREKAGIRIPKSYSEAVNDPIYGSKWKEAIHKELSTLISFGTWELIPRKEAEGTISSTRWVFDVKLGPDGRIDRFKARLVARGNEQSDDDFNETFAPVFRIDSLRILLAIAAQLGLLAHVLDANNAFAGSDLDKPNCMEIPEGLQDFDPDVTSTRGLVLELKKSLYGLRQSANLWHRKISDFLKKIGFKPITADPSVFINGRGLIIAVYVDDIVIFGKDANDIDVVKQKLKEFHPMTDSGLVKKLLGIRFTWGRDRSIQLDQQSYAQQILDEFGMADCKPVSTPIGPSIKLEAPDSSLLGRAEHKLFRRLIGRLIFLVIATRPDIAFAVNQLSQYLAEPRKVHLAAAKHVLRYVKGTMGYGLTFGAKGSPKGLYAYADSAYANSAKNRSTTGFIFFINGTPITWSSRKQSVTAQSSTEAEYMAVSEAAKQAVWIRHFLYAIGKGSIYRDAPTTIYEDNQGAIKIADNPINHPKTKHIAVRYHAIRDHIGNGEICLEHLSTDKMIADGLTKVTNHASQGRLVEDLGLA; encoded by the coding sequence ATGATGGTAGGGACTGGAAGTGAGAGCAAAATGCCATCAAAGGAGCCGCTAGAGGATCCTGGCATAAAGATCTACTCCTTCAATATCGAGAAGCTGAACGAGGAAAACGCTCGATACTGGTTCTATGCAATGGAGAGTCAGTTAAAGGTCCAATTTGCATGGCAGGCGATTGATTACTACTACGAAGTAGGAAAGGAGACATATAACCAAATACGGAAAGACAATTTGAAATGGACGAAGGTAGATATGAAGGCGGACATGATTATTCAACAAGGCCTTACTCCCACTATTGTCCTGGAGATCAAGGACCTGCCAAATGCCGGCGCGAAATGGGACTACCTGAAAGAGGCGTACCTGAAATCATCAAATGCGATGAAGGCCATGCAGTTGATGAAAATGGCCAATTGGTATCAAGGTTCCAATGTGAATGCCAAAGACGCCTACCGCGAAATCGAACAACTAGGACGCGAATTAATCGACATGAACGGCAGCAAAAAGATCGATATTGATGAATTGGTTGTGATTTGGTATCTCCGTGGCCTGCGGGAAGAGTATGCAATGCTCAAAGGGACTGTGATGAGCTCAGATGTTAACCTGAACAAGAGCTATGTGCTCAAACGAGCAATAGATTTTGACCAGTTACGAGGCGGACCAACTGAGAAGGCATCAAGGATTCAAAAGAAAGGCACAAAGTGCTTTGCTTGCGGGAAAACTGGACATCGAGCAAGGAATTGTCTGAGCAAGCgtgatgatcatgatgctAGCGCTGATGAAAGCAAGCGCCAAGGTGGCCGAGATGGCCGgaacaagaagcccaatCGATTCTCCAAGCAGAAAGGGAAGTCTGCAAAggaaggaggtagcatggctggcaacaacaatgatgatgatgataatgatgatggcGGATACATGAGCGAGTATGGTACTCGTGCCATTGAGGTGGCAGACATAAGTGAGGAAACTGCTATGCATGCAGCTGAATGTGCTGTTGAATATACTGCTGAAGATGCAGGTAGCTGCGTTGGAGATGGCCATGTGGATGAAGATAGTGACGTGCAAGATGGCTTCACAtgtgaagaagcccaatTCCCTGAAGAGCATGATGCTTGTGCAACAGAGGATGTGCAAGCTAGCCCCATCACTGAATATAAGATTGAGTGGGCCAAATACATCATAGAAGGAGCACACCGAGTTAGAATGGATCCATCAAGATGGTGCTTTGACAGTGGTGCTACAAGTATGTGCTCTGGCAATCGAAGCATTTTTGAGTACCTTGATGAGACTAGCCGAGGTCATTTGATTATTGCTAGTGGTACTGAGATGCCCATCAAGGGACGAGGGATCGTTCGATTCAACCTGCCAAACGGCATGTCAGCCAGGTTAGGTAGGGTGGTGTATGTGCCAGGCCTAGCAGAGAACCTACTGTCATTAGAGGTTCTACATATGGCTGGCTTTCAATCAATTGGCTCTAGAAAGGGGTATGTGCtcaagaaggatgggaaagtGGTAGCCCAAGGAAAACGAGATGGACGGACCACATACTTGCATTCAGTCAGGCACGTCAATGCACTATTTATTGGCCCAAAAGCAGCGAAAAGACAGCAATACGCCCGAATGGCCCTATCTGCCGATGAGCAAACGCGAATGAAACAGGAGCTCATTCATCGACGCCTTGGTCATGCAGGAAGAAGCCGATTTAACACCTGTGTTGAATATATGGAGCTAGATGAGCTGAAACTGGGGAAACGAGACCAGTTGCTCCATGATAACTGTGAGGTGTGTGcgaaggccaagaaggtgaagaagcaaAGCCATGCGCCAATTCCTAGAGCTAGAAAGCCGCTTGAACGAGTGTACATGGATTTTTGGGGTCCAAATCGCGAAGGAATAGGGCAGGAAAGGTATTACCTGTCATTGATTGATGATTGCACGCGATATTCATGGATCTTCATCAAGATGGACCGAAGGGCTGAAAGTGTAATGCACACACTGGATAGTTGGCTGCGCCAGGTTGAAAGGCAGTCAGGGAAAGTGCTATTGGTCATCCGTACTGATAATGCTGCTGAGTTTGTGGCATTGAGACCATGggcagaagagaaaggcatTGAACTGGAATTTATTGAGGCTGAAACACCAGCACAGAATGGTGTGGCGGAACGATACAACCGTGTTATTATGGATATAGCGCGTGCCTTGTTGATTGACTCTGGTATTAGCAAGCGTTATTGGAAGTATGCTGCTGTCACGGCAAATTACCTGAGAAACCGGACATTAttggtgaagaggaaagaagatggccatgagaaagttgacaaagatgagaaaacaccatatgagctatggcatgggCATAGGCCTGACTTGGCCCATCTTCGTGCTTGGGGTTGCCGAGTGCTCTTTtatcataaaccagagagcaAGTTGGAAAGCAGAGCAATGGAGGGCACATTCCTGATGTATGGGAAGAGCAACAAGCAGTATTTAGTATTGCCTAGAGGTGGTAGTGAACTGAAGCTGGTCACTAACCCCGAGTTTCGAGAGCGGGAAAATGGCAATTTGAGCGAACTGTCAGCTGGTCAAGTTGACATACAAAGCCTGCTGACCAGTACTGTTCTACCTGTTGGACCACCTACCGAAGCGCCTGCTCAAGCATCCATTGGAATGACTTCTAAGaggcctactgaagagcCTGCTGGAGCAGGATTGCCAGTCAATGAGCCCTTCCACACCAACGAACCGACAATTAATTCAATGCCAGAATTGCTGAATATGCGACTGAATaaagaggatggagagaaggaaaggaattcctcttcatcaactgggGGCACAACAGATAAGCCGTTGAAACTGTCTGAAGTTCAGCCTGAAGGGGAGGTGGAGCAGAGAGCTCCTGTGGAATATACAAACAACGAAGTGCTTGAGAAAGAACCCCGAGAGCAGGCTGATGAAACACCAAAGGATATGCCTAAGCCTGAACCGGTTCCTGAAGACGGACGCCACCGGtctgagcttgaaatggaacGGCGGTCCGCTCGCGTACGTCAACCATCAGAGAGAATGATGGAGAGCCGCCAAACAGAGCAAATGTATGGCCGCAAAcgcaaagctgaaggggaggacactgggaataatgatcgtccagctcagcgcATGCGGGCCCATTTTGCTAGGCTAGCAGTAGCTGCAGAGCTATTGCAGACTGATAGAGAGTATGAGGTTGCAGAGAAAGCATGTGCTGCACGTGAGAAAGCTGGAATCCGTATACCGAAGTCGTATAGCGAAGCCGTTAATGATCCAATATATGGCTCGAAATGGAAGGAAGCGATTCACAAAGAATTGAGCACCTTAATAAGCTTTGGCACATGGGAGCTAATCCCCCGGAAGGAAGCCGAAGGAACGATTTCATCAACCAGATGGGTGTTCGATGTGAAGCTAGGCCCGGATGGCCGAATTGACCGCTTCAAAGCCAGGCTGGTTGCCAGGGGAAATGAGCAATCAGATGACGATTTCAACGAGACGTTTGCACCAGTATTTCGAATAGATAGCCTACGAATCTTGTTGGCTATAGCAGCCCAGCTAGGCTTATTGGCACATGTGCTTGATGCTAATAATGCATTCGCTGGTTCCGACCTCGACAAGCCTAATTGTATGGAAATCCCGGAAGGACTGCAGGACTTTGATCCAGATGTTACTAGCACGAGAGGCCTAGTTTTGGAgctgaagaagtcgctgTATGGCCTCCGCCAGTCTGCTAATCTATGGCATCGAAAGATTAGTGatttcctgaagaagatAGGCTTTAAACCGATTACTGCAGACCCCAGTGTGTTCATCAATGGTAGGGGCCTGATTATCGCTGTGTATGTGGATGACATAGTGATATTTGGCAAGGATGCCAATGACATCGACgtggtgaagcagaagctcaaggagttcCATCCAATGACTGATTCAGGATTGGTCAAGAAGCTGTTGGGTATTCGCTTCACATGGGGAAGAGACAGGTCTATTCAACTGGACCAGCAGTCCTATGCACAACAaattcttgatgaatttggcatggctgattgcAAGCCTGTGAGCACACCCATTGGCCCGAGCATTAAATTGGAAGCGCCGGATAGCTCACTGCTTGGACGAGCTGAGCATAAGCTATTTCGGAGACTAATTGGgcggttgattttcttggtgatagCCACACGGCCGGACATCGCTTTTGCAGTCAATCAACTGTCTCAATACCTCGCGGAGCCAAGGAAGGTCCATTTGGCAGCGGCCAAGCATGTGCTTCGATATGTGAAAGGCACCATGGGCTATGGCCTAACGTTTGGTGCAAAGGGGAGTCCAAAAGGgttatatgcatatgctgattcCGCGTACGCtaattcagcaaagaaccGGTCGACTACTGGtttcattttctttattAATGGCACGCCAATCACCTGGTCGAGCAGAAAGCAATCGGTTACTGCACAGAGCTCGACGGAagctgaatatatggccgTATCGGAGGCAGCCAAACAAGCGGTTTGGATTAGACATTTCCTATATGCAATAGGAAAGGGATCCATTTATCGTGACGCTCCGACTACCATTTATGAGGACAACCAGGGCGCCATAAAGATTGCTGACAACCCAATCAATCACCCAAAGACGAAGCATATAGCCGTACGATACCATGCCATCCGGGACCACATAGGTAATGGGGAGATCTGCCTTGAGCACCTCTCTaccgacaagatgattgccgaTGGCTTGACGAAGGTTACCAACCATGCTAGTCAaggacggttggttgaagacctggggctcgcttaa